AAAATAAAGGTTTTCACACCGTTATTGCCTATCAGGAAATGGTTTTATAACCTCGCACTACTTTATTTTTGAGGCTATTTCCTGCCAATCATAATATTGAAAAATTTTTCCGTTGCTCATCACTACCAGCATTCCTTGAGGAAATTGCTCATTTAAGGGAATATTTGTAACATCAGCACCATCGCATTCAATTGAAGATAAGGGAATTTGAGCAAGTAACGGATATTGATGCGGATTCCCTGCAATGCCCTCACGCGGATAAACCATAAAGGTATTTTTCTGCTGATTTGACACTAAAATATATCCGGTAGTATCCGTTTGGTGATAAATAGCAATGCCCTCGTGGTCACGCTTAAAACCTTCAGTGGCAAAAAGTGCCAATTCTTGATTGCCTTTTTTAGGGTCGGCGTAATATTTGCGAATGCCCACCGTTTCATCGCAATAATAAATATAGCCCAATTGATTATCCACCGCTATGGCTTCTATCTCTTTCTTTCCACTATATTTGCCAAATTCACGGACTTTATACGCTGTTACCAACTCATTAGCAATCAGTTCATACTGCCAAAGGTAAGACTCGGAAGGACCTTCTTTTCTACCTACAATTACATAAATCTTTCC
This genomic window from Capnocytophaga canimorsus contains:
- a CDS encoding phytase, whose product is MKKTLFFVFSAMFISCNNQLAPVAADALSPVVITQKTPNDTDDPAIWIHPTDPAQSLVLGTDKNEANGGLYLFDLKGNIVNKFVPLDRPNNVDVAYGMLLNGQKTDIAVVTERKKNQIRVFSLPDLQPIDGGGIPVFEGETLRDPMGIATYSDAENGKIYVIVGRKEGPSESYLWQYELIANELVTAYKVREFGKYSGKKEIEAIAVDNQLGYIYYCDETVGIRKYYADPKKGNQELALFATEGFKRDHEGIAIYHQTDTTGYILVSNQQKNTFMVYPREGIAGNPHQYPLLAQIPLSSIECDGADVTNIPLNEQFPQGMLVVMSNGKIFQYYDWQEIASKIK